A section of the Naumovozyma dairenensis CBS 421 chromosome 5, complete genome genome encodes:
- the GTR1 gene encoding Rag GTPase GTR1 (similar to Saccharomyces cerevisiae GTR1 (YML121W); ancestral locus Anc_8.855): MPTSVNTRNNSNSNSNNAISNNNIPNNRKKLLLMGRSGSGKSSMRSIIFSNYSAFDTRRLGATIDVEHSHLRFLGNMTLNLWDCGGQDVFMENYFGKQKDHIFQMVQVLIHVFDVESQDVLKDIEIFQKALKQLKKYSPDAKIFVLLHKMDLVQLDKRNDLFQIMMEKLNETSISYGFNNVIGFPTSIWDESLYKAWSQIVCSLIPNMSIYQNNLKNLQKILNAYEIILFERTTFLVISSSNNNNNNNNILGNSTNNNNNNNSNNDNSNNSILLDPKRFEKISNIMKNFKQSCTKLKVNLKL, translated from the coding sequence ATGCCTACATCAGTGAACAcaagaaataatagtaatagtaatagtaataatgcaattagtaataataacatacCAAATAATAGGAaaaagttattattaatgggACGATCAGGATCAGGGAAATCCTCAATGAgatcaataatatttagTAATTATTCTGCATTTGATACAAGAAGACTTGGTGCGACCATTGATGTAGAACATTCTCATTTAAGATTCTTAGGAAACATGACTTTAAATCTTTGGGATTGTGGTGGTCAAGATGTATTTATGGAAAATTATTTCGGTAAACAAAAGGAtcatattttccaaatggTTCAAGTATTAATTCATGTTTTTGATGTGGAATCACAAGatgttttgaaagatattgaaattttccaaaaggctttaaaacaattaaagaaatattctCCCGATGCCAAAATTTTTGTCTTATTACATAAGATGGATTTAGTTCAATTAGATAAGAGAAATGatttatttcaaattatgatggaaaaattaaatgaaactTCTATATCGTATGGATTTAATAATGTGATTGGATTCCCCACTTCTATTTGGGATGAAAGTTTATATAAGGCATGGTCACAAATTGTTTGTTCATTAATACCAAATATGTCcatttatcaaaataatttgaagaatttacaaaaaattttaaatgcttatgaaattatattatttgaaagaactACATTTTTAGtcatttcatcatctaataataacaataataacaataacataCTTGGTAATAgcacaaataataataataataataatagtaataatgataattcgaataatagtatattattagatccaaaaagatttgaaaagatttctaatataatgaagaattttaAACAAAGTTGTACAAAATTAAAAGTGAATTTAAAACtttaa
- the NDI1 gene encoding NADH-ubiquinone reductase (H(+)-translocating) NDI1 (similar to Saccharomyces cerevisiae NDI1 (YML120C); ancestral locus Anc_8.854) yields the protein MLSILYKNKSAVLASTNRMIRLASTSTKTTINSTTKPSTTTATASPTATTTANKTTTNSPITEPKRDISSTTSESVSTSSPNSQKQTISPVNKSGTGYASFKTAKVIETEYNDKPTVVILGSGWGAIAFLKHIDTKRYNVAIISPRNYFLFTPLLPSTPVGTVDEKSIIEPVVNFALKKKGNVTYYEATATEINPDRNTVTINSLSNVSKLNHHPSQSSANANTNTKTNNDTMLTQDDCAEIKYDYLISAVGAEPNTFGIPGVEKHGLFLKEIPNSLQIRQKFASNLEKANLLPPGDPERKRLLSIVVVGGGPTGVETAGELQDYVHQDLQKFLPSVAKEVQIHLVEALPIVLNMFEKKLSSYAQETLEKTSIKLHLKTAVAKVEKDHLIAKTKSDDGKTVIEEKIPYGTLIWATGNKARPIVTNLFPKITEQNKSTRALSVNKYLQVIGSNNIFAIGDNAFIGLPPTAQVAHQQAEYLAKNFDKMAQLPNFHEKLQSRKQKFDLLFEENKFKPFKYTHFGALAYLGSERAIANITYGKRSLYTGGGLITFYIWRLSYLAMILSARSRFKVITDWLKLAFFKRDFFKGL from the coding sequence ATGTTATCCATcctttataaaaataagtCTGCCGTGTTGGCTAGTACCAACCGTATGATTAGATTGGCTTCAACATCTACTAAAACCACTATTAATAGTACTACAAAACCATCAACTACAACTGCTACTGCATCTCCAACTGCAACTACAACTGCTAATAAAACTACAACAAACAGTCCAATAACTGAACCTAAAAGAGATATCTCGTCTACAACTAGTGAATCAGTCTCGACATCTTCACCTAATTCTCAAAAGCAAACTATTTCTCCTGTAAATAAATCTGGAACTGGTTATGCCTCTTTCAAAACTGCTAAAGTAATTGAAActgaatataatgataaacCTACTGTAGTCATTCTTGGGTCAGGTTGGGGTGCCATTGCATTCTTAAAACATATTGATACTAAAAGATATAACGTAGCAATAATATCTCCAAGAAATTATTTCCTATTCACTCCATTATTACCTTCCACTCCCGTCGGAACTGTGGATGAAAAATCAATCATTGAACCTGTGGTCAACTTTgcattaaagaaaaagggTAATGTCACTTATTATGAGGCTACAGCTACTGAAATTAATCCAGATAGAAATACTGTAACAATTAACTCTTTATCAAACGTTTCCAAATTGAATCATCATCCCTCTCAATCATCTGCAAACGCAAATACAAAcacaaaaacaaacaatgaTACAATGTTAACTCAAGATGATTGCGCTGAAATTAAATACGATTACTTGATTTCTGCTGTTGGAGCTGAACCAAATACTTTTGGTATCCCAGGTGTAGAAAAACATGGTCTCTTTTTAAAGGAAATTCCAAACTCTTTACAAATTAGACAAAAATTCGCTTCTAATTTAGAAAAGGCAAATTTATTACCACCAGGTGATCCCGAAAggaaaagattattatcCATTGTAGTAGTAGGTGGAGGCCCCACAGGTGTGGAAACCGCTGGTgaattacaagattatGTTCATcaagatttacaaaaattctTACCCTCTGTTGCTAAAGAAgttcaaattcatttaGTCGAAGCATTACCAATTGTATTAAATatgtttgaaaaaaaactatCCTCTTATGCTCAAGAAACATTGGAAAAGacatcaattaaattacATTTGAAAACAGCAGTGGCTAAAGTGGAAAAGGATCATTTAATTGCCAAGACAAAGAGCGATGATGGGAAAACTGTCATTGAGGAAAAAATTCCATATGGTACTTTAATTTGGGCAACAGGTAATAAGGCAAGACCAATTGTAACAAATTTATTCCCCAAGATTACTgaacaaaataaatcaacaaGAGCTTTATCcgttaataaatatttacaagTCATTGgttcaaataatattttcgCTATCGGTGATAATGCATTCATTGGATTACCTCCAACGGCTCAAGTGGCACATCAACAAGCTGAATATTTAGCCAAGAATTTCGATAAAATGGCTCAATTACCAAATTTCcatgaaaaattacaatcaAGGAAGCAAAAATTcgatttattatttgaagaaaataaatttaaaccATTTAAATATACTCATTTTGGTGCATTAGCTTATTTAGGTTCAGAGAGAGCAATTGCTAATATCACCTACGGTAAAAGATCATTATATACTGGAGGTGGGTTAATCACTTTCTATATTTGGAGGCTTTCTTATTTGGCAATGATCTTATCTGCTAGATCAAGATTCAAAGTCATTACTGATTGGTTAAAATTAGcctttttcaaaagagaTTTCTTCAAAGGTTTATAA
- the NDAI0E00240 gene encoding uncharacterized protein (similar to Saccharomyces cerevisiae YML119W; ancestral locus Anc_8.852): MMYSSASSSPTKRTLNNKLPFLNKGFYPYTDTDNCNNNTARAYNHNAYSNDYNYELQTDSVPIIQQQQQFTVNHANDYKYSPQKSMKNNPYLNQRHQSISDHNSNNTGDMSNNNNNNNNNRRYQQDFQQLQLQFQFQSQSQTTSQSPQRINYYVNNNNNNLDNRHSPIRQTSPQRNINNSNNINHVYQYTKQNHYQNNNNNNNNNNNNTTQYHQISSPQRQTTANYSPAKFQRTSPTKQYHYQEVKSESDILLTNSSYSKLNIKNRYFTENKEQLIKDGDKLKPIINIIPKHSSTTSKTYKLLNPLLSEKSITSMDISSILKLNNATISHGNSKHLLLANDPNFKINNLDEITMDLIMKKIKLINETKKKGKTTTKSITDEKLSENNIKEKDKSKKVVVLDPTKSKLKNTTSLRKSNRHLINVITANSNPNDSFDLSFDGKAMDRSDIFRMVDSFTMALSDDERELSGIILDTNNKAKKFDLQLKDNININILPAEITNNNGNNNNDSPNNDENCLSSN, encoded by the coding sequence ATGATGTACTCCAGCGCTTCATCGTCCCCTACAAAGAGAACATTGAACAATAAACTACCATTCCTTAATAAGGGATTTTACCCATATACTGACACAGataattgtaataataatacagcCCGTGCCTATAACCATAACGCCTACAGTAACGATTATAACTATGAATTACAAACAGATAGTGTTCCTATaatacaacaacagcaacaattCACGGTTAACCATGCCAATGATTATAAATATTCTCCAcaaaaatcaatgaaaaataatccTTACTTAAATCAAAGACATCAATCTATTAGTGATCataatagtaacaataCTGGCGACATgagcaataataataataataataataataatagaagaTATCAACAAGATTTTCAACAATTACAACTAcagtttcaatttcaatctCAATCACAAACAACATCACAATCTCCACaaagaataaattattacgtcaataataataataacaatttgGATAATAGACATTCACCTATCAGACAAACAAGTCcacaaagaaatataaataatagtaataatattaatcaTGTGTATCAATACACTAAACAAAATCATTaccaaaataataataataataataataataataataataatactacaCAATATCACCAAATTTCATCCCCACAAAGGCAAACAACAGCAAATTACAGCCCTGCTAAATTTCAACGTACTAGTCCAACaaaacaatatcattatcaagaaGTGAAATCTGAATCAGATATCTTATTGACAAATTCATCTTACtcaaaattgaatattaaaaatagaTATTTCactgaaaataaagaacaaCTTATTAAAGATGGTGATAAATTGaaaccaataataaatatcatACCTAAACATTCATCTACCACTTCAAAGACATATAAATTGCTAAACCCATTATTATCCgaaaaatcaattacaTCAATGGATATTAGttcaattttaaaattaaataacGCAACCATATCACATGGGAATTCAaaacatttattattagcaAATGATCccaattttaaaattaataacTTAGATGAAATTACTATGGATTTAATTatgaaaaagataaaactaataaatgaaaccaagaaaaaagggaaaacaacaacaaaatcaataactgatgaaaaattgtcAGAGAAcaatataaaagaaaaggataaATCTAAAAAAGTTGTGGTACTAGATccaacaaaatcaaaacttAAAAATACAACTTCGTtaagaaaatcaaatagGCATCTAATAAATGTTATTACTGCAAATTCAAACCCAAATGATAGTTTTGATTTAAGTTTTGACGGAAAGGCAATGGACAGAAGTGATATATTCCGTATGGTAGATTCATTTACAATGGCTTTAtcagatgatgaaagagAACTTTCAGGAATAATATTAGATACAAACAACAAAGCTAAGAAATTTGATttacaattgaaagataatatcaatattaatatcctTCCCGCCGAAATAACTAACAACAACGgcaacaataacaacgaTAGTCCTAACAATGATGAGAATTGCTTGTCTTCAAACTAG
- the MRPL33 gene encoding mitochondrial 54S ribosomal protein uL30m (similar to Saccharomyces cerevisiae MRPL33 (YMR286W); ancestral locus Anc_8.851) has translation MVFYKITLQRSLIGLPKQTRTIVKTIGLGKRGSIVYRRVTPAMAGSLAKVKELIDVEITEKALNKMEQRELRKSNPGFTIEKRNLNGIIDDTL, from the coding sequence ATGGTATTTTACAAGATAACGTTACAAAGGTCTTTAATTGGATTACCCAAACAAACCAGGACGATAGTGAAGACGATTGGTCTTGGGAAGAGAGGTTCTATTGTTTATAGGAGAGTTACTCCTGCAATGGCTGGATCTCTTGCTAAAGTGAAAGAACTGATTGATGTTGAAATCACAGAGAAGGCTCTTAATAAGATGGAACAACGAGAATTGAGGAAATCGAATCCTGGATTTACTATAGAGAAGAGAAATTTGAATGGAATAATAGATGATACTCTATGA
- the NDAI0E00260 gene encoding uncharacterized protein (similar to Saccharomyces cerevisiae NGL3 (YML118W) and NGL2 (YMR285C); ancestral locus Anc_8.850) — translation MISDSANDNAEPHQTQQNNQKKRNQKMNKKRMMLNTEYITKIRAEREKKRELEREYRMKHGFEPDIPSELQFIKRPLLTLHDDDPVKGTMLKIMTYNCLAQSLIQRDLFPGSGQALKWVRRSKVLLNELKYYDSDLLSLQEIDFVQFKQYWKIVLAKLGYDCEFYKKNGKIHGVLIAWKRNLFAKVKSLPIDFDETLSGTIKPRTRTKNVGLVIALEFLNKDKSAIKKKGVIIGTTHLFWHLFGTFERTRQCYVMMDQMDKFMKKLGGIEKWYPFFTGDFNSQPKDAPYVSITSKPVSFQNETKIVIECSAAYKYSKKRNGEEEEKNEGKEKQHEIDSSDSSDAETDEEKEEIIPNQPSNARPLHFTPTREQAELVSQLAALHNSLNLRAISLYSVGYRKVDPENAYINNDRGEPELSEWARMWSGLLDYIFFLQHWDGKTNHEKVDSLKTFERENNVKLRGLLKMPQSKEMCEHAIPYKGEYPSDHLCMMIQLELLE, via the coding sequence ATGATTAGTGATTCAGCTAACGATAATGCTGAACCTCATCAAACTCAACAAAACAATCAGAAAAAAAGGAATCAAaagatgaacaagaaaagaatgaTGTTAAACACAGAGTATATTACTAAAATAAGAGctgaaagagaaaagaaacgTGAATTAGAGAGAGAATATAGAATGAAACATGGATTTGAACCAGATATTCCATCAGAATTACAATTTATTAAACGACCATTATTAACTTTACATGATGATGATCCTGTAAAGGGAACCATGTTGAAAATCATGACGTATAATTGTTTGGCACAGAGTTTGATTCAAAGGGATTTGTTCCCAGGGAGTGGACAAGCTTTGAAATGGGTTAGAAGATCAAAAgtattattgaatgaattaaaatattatgatTCAGATTTATTATCGTTACAAGAAATAGATTTCGTTCAATTTAAAcaatattggaaaatagTATTGGCAAAATTGGGTTATGATTGTGAATTTTATAAGAAAAATGGGAAAATTCATGGTGTTTTGATCGCTTGGAAACGTAACTTGTTTGCAAAAGTAAAATCATTACCCATTGATTTCGATGAAACATTATCTGGTACAATAAAGCCTAGAACAAGAACGAAAAATGTTGGCCTTGTAATAGCTTTggaatttttaaataaagataaaagtgcaataaagaaaaaaggaGTTATTATAGGTACAACGCATTTATTTTGGCACCTATTCGGAAcatttgaaagaacaagaCAATGCTATGTTATGATGGATCAAATGGATAAATTCATGAAGAAACTTGGAGgcattgaaaaatggtatCCTTTTTTTACAGGTGATTTTAATTCTCAGCCAAAAGATGCTCCATATGTATCTATAACATCCAAACCAGTATCTTTTCAGAATGAAACTAAAATTGTAATTGAATGTAGCGCAGCATACAAGTATTctaagaaaagaaatggggaagaggaagaaaaaaatgaggGGAAGGAAAAGCAACACGAGATAGATAGTTCCGATTCTAGTGATGCAGAGACAGATGAAGAGAAGGAAGAAATTATTCCAAACCAACCTTCGAATGCGAGACCTTTACATTTCACACCAACAAGAGAACAAGCAGAGTTAGTAAGCCAGCTTGCGGCATTAcataattcattaaatttacGAGCcatatcattatattccGTTGGCTACCGAAAAGTTGACCCTGAAAATGCATATATCAATAATGATCGTGGGGAACCTGAATTATCGGAATGGGCTAGGATGTGGTCCGGATTATTAGattacatttttttcctcCAACACTGGGACGGTAAAACAAATCATGAAAAAGTAGACTCACTGAAGACgtttgaaagagaaaataacGTCAAGCTTCGAGGCCTTTTAAAGATGCCTCAAAGCAAAGAAATGTGTGAACATGCAATACCATATAAGGGAGAATATCCTAGTGACCATCTTTGTATGATGATCCAACTAGAGTTGCTTGAATAA
- the NAB6 gene encoding Nab6p (similar to Saccharomyces cerevisiae NAB6 (YML117W); ancestral locus Anc_8.844) → MKSYQQQQQENPYPRYNKSFSRRGSSYYMNVQQDQRSRKPSYISLNHSVHNPNMVYQHDPNGSQYFATTQQAYYIPSPLPNAPPTPFDTAYGATLLPSHLLMGSPYVSTPNGIVPSSQQQSQMFLYSQSPAGTPNRKSFSQLNSMLNQPSSRSNFFTDSYNNRYQNNPQTRIPEVDPNELFQKPFVISYKLLPTGDDAYRTRSLLFSNVASSIDLHSFIYDFVQYSSIESIYLISNTDDEKDQDNENDKNKRSILLSFLSREICLSFYNNVLQRLNEFKTNLQSKSLTLNFVILNYLEKTDDGSTANISNNQLNQIQENENDVNTNEFDYRNSMNTVNALKFDLINPDATRFIMIELKTKCDKETLLNKHLSFLIDNKKNIRYILESIDLFNIIENENSSENKSIIEAKNENENSPQGKEKDTMVQKRKRNRSKRTFPNHYAVLSFINIYMAMELRDYLKLNGLKHGITNASYVQIKHVKKSLNSSSKRSSVTSTTDNKDKSEVDTNESVEGKDKKSEEAKSFNNKLSSITMSSPDTTYEGEDDIDIDIIISKLQKLKLKETIQVLDIATYNTPLFQSHDSHMANITLSIVNPFEAQLMRPPPSNIVSPDQNHENLSYPILPPTLPSIEKFPTRDQTLNQETSGRRSLSSSSTSLSNYQGRSNSNNYNTEAKEVKEQNKGERNEGIFFVEQPTFNTDPTMYPIVRTLEDKFNTSAQVASSMGVEMGNRTIYIGNLNPRSKAEDVCNVVRGGILQSIKLIASKRICFVTFIEASAAVQFYANSFIDPLILHGNTLKIGWGNYYEPLSKSIALAVTIGASRNVYVSLPEFAFKDKFLNDPEYKEFHEKYKLPSEQQLRFDFNKYGPIEQINYLSDSHCCWVNFMNITSAIKLVEDVNNNPKDNTFSKKFNHRYDGLIINYGKDRCGNVNRNLISNKNSRHYRKVKKFSDNYKLRQLQEKRRVEQEKGKELNGGVNDNKLPSLDALGIGLQRTAPPEEQKVPESNEDDANYDSAVTESDTNTFNALGFRIQSNTDSHDDEQNDEKGEEQEEVDVIAHADDISSVNSSDVEIIIDCPHNESDTSMIQEKKKTIRKNQQKIDRLAKARNAMFPEHRETIPDINNKLFHDRKNKDKNRRKQVQGGIQDQDPHLSSTGKQQRVIPGADVMAQYLTQLQHSTFMYAANILGVSAEDNTYYDEEDTT, encoded by the coding sequence atgaagtcgtaccaacaacaacaacaagagaACCCATATCCAAGATAcaataaatcattttccCGAAGAGGAAGCAGCTACTACATGAATGTACAGCAAGATCAAAGATCTAGGAAACCTTCCTATATATCCTTAAACCACTCGGTTCACAATCCAAATATGGTTTACCAGCATGATCCTAATGGGTCACAATATTTCGCCACGACTCAACAGGCCTATTATATTCCATCACCTCTTCCAAATGCACCACCAACACCTTTTGATACTGCATATGGTGCAACTTTATTACCTTCTCATTTATTAATGGGATCTCCATATGTGTCTACCCCAAATGGTATCGTTCCGTCATCTCAGCAACAATCTCaaatgtttctttattCTCAATCTCCAGCTGGAACACCAAATAGAAAATCATTTTCccaattaaattcaatgtTGAATCAACCTTCTTCAAGATCAAACTTTTTCACAGattcatataataacaGATATCAAAATAATCCTCAAACAAGAATCCCCGAAGTAGATCCAAATGAATTGTTCCAAAAGCCATTTGTAATTTCATATAAATTACTACCGACTGGTGATGATGCATATAGAACTAGATCACTCCTGTTTAGTAACGTTGCAAGTTCCATTGATTTACATTCTTTCATTTATGATTTCGTTCAATATTCTTCCATTGAAAGTATATACCTCATTTCAAATACAGATGATGAGAAAGATCAAGACAATGAAAATGACAAGAATAAGAGATCAATCCTATTGAGTTTTTTATCTCGTgaaatttgtttatcatTCTACAATAATGTTTTACAGAGATTAAACGAATTCAAAACTAATCTacaatcaaaatcattaactttaaattttgttatcttaaattatttggaaaaaaCTGACGATGGTAGCACCGCTAACATTTCAAACAATCAACttaatcaaattcaagagaatgaaaatgatgttaacactaatgaatttgattacAGAAATTCAATGAACACAGTCAATGCATTAAAATTCGATTTAATTAATCCAGATGCAACCAGATTCATAAtgattgaattgaaaacaaaatgtgataaagaaacattattaaacaaacatttatcattcttaattgataataaaaagaatataagaTATATTTTAGAATCAATCGATCTATTTAATATCAtcgaaaatgaaaatagtAGCGAAAACAAAAGTATAATAGAAgctaaaaatgaaaatgaaaattcaCCTCaaggaaaggaaaaagataCTATGGTCCAAAAAAGGAAACGAAATAGATCTAAAAGAACCTTCCCAAATCACTATGCTgttttatcttttattaatatttatatggCAATGGAATTACGTGATTATTTGAAACTTAATGGGTTAAAACATGGTATCACTAACGCATCCTATGTACAGATCAAACATGTAAAAAAGTCCTTAAATTCTTCAAGCAAAAGATCATCAGTTACTAGTACAACTGATAACAAAGATAAATCTGAAGTTGATACCAATGAAAGTGTCGAAggaaaagacaaaaaaagTGAGGAAGctaaatcatttaataataaactgAGTTCAATAACTATGTCATCACCAGATACAACATATGAaggtgaagatgatattgatattgatataattatttcaaaattacaaaagttGAAACTTAAAGAAACTATTCAAGTACTCGATATTGCTACCTATAATACTCCACTGTTCCAATCTCATGACTCTCATATGGCCAATATTACCTTGTCAATAGTTAATCCATTCGAAGCTCAATTGATGAGACCACCCCCATCAAATATAGTATCACCTGATCAAAATCATGAAAACTTATCTTATCCCATATTACCACCCACACTACCtagtattgaaaaatttccaacAAGAGATCAAACATTGAATCAAGAAACCTCAGGAAGAAGgtcattatcatcttcatcaacatcattATCTAATTATCAAGGACGATCTAATAGTAACAATTATAATACGGAGGCTAAAGAAGTGaaagaacaaaacaaaGGAGAAAGAAATGAAGGTATCTTTTTCGTTGAACAACCAACATTTAACACTGATCCTACAATGTATCCAATCGTCAGAACATTAGAAGACAAATTTAATACCTCAGCACAGGTTGCTTCTTCAATGGGTGTGGAAATGGGTAATAGAACAATTTATATTGGTAATTTAAATCCTCGTTCTAAAGCAGAAGATGTTTGTAATGTAGTGCGTGGAGGTATTTTACAAAGTATTAAATTAATTGCATCGAAACGGATTTGTTTTGTTACATTTATTGAAGCTTCTGCTGCAGTACAATTTTATGcaaattcatttattgATCCATTGATTTTGCATGGCAATACTTTGAAAATAGGTTGGGGTAATTATTATGAACCATTGTCTAAATCCATCGCACTCGCGGTGACCATTGGGGCGAGTAGAAATGTTTACGTCAGTTTACCTGAATTTGCATTTAAGGATAAGTTTTTGAATGATCCAGAATATAAGGAATTtcatgaaaaatataagcTACCAAGTGAACAACAATTAAGatttgattttaataaGTACGGTCCCATTGAACAAATTAATTACTTGAGTGATAGCCATTGTTGCTGGGTAAATTTTATGAATATTACATCTGCCATTAAATTGGTAGAGgatgtaaataataatccaaAAGATAATACATTCtccaaaaaatttaatcaCCGTTATGATGGATTGATTATTAATTATGGTAAAGATCGCTGTGGGAATGTCAATAGGAATCTcatatcaaataaaaattcaagacATTATAGAAAAGTTAAAAAGTTTTCGGATAATTACAAATTAAGGCAGTTGcaagaaaagagaagagttgaacaagaaaaaggGAAGGAACTAAATGGCGGTGTAaacgataataaattaccaAGTTTAGATGCGTTAGGTATAGGTCTTCAAAGAACTGCTCCCCCTGAGGAACAAAAGGTACCGGAATccaatgaagatgatgcaAATTATGATTCTGCTGTAACGGAATCTGACACAAATACCTTCAATGCACTTGGTTTCAGAATACAATCTAATACTGACTCAcatgatgatgaacaaaATGATGAGAAAGGAgaggaacaagaagaagttgatgTAATTGCCCACGCAGACGATATTAGTTCTGTTAATTCATCTGATGTCGAAATAATTATTGATTGCCCGCATAATGAAAGTGATACAAGCATGAtacaagagaaaaaaaagacgataagaaaaaatcagCAAAAAATAGATAGGTTAGCAAAAGCAAGGAATGCCATGTTTCCAGAACACCGTGAAACTATACCAGATATAAACAATAAGTTATTCCACGATCGTAAGAATAAAGATAAGAATAGAAGGAAACAGGTTCAGGGCGGGATACAAGACCAAGATCCTCACTTGTCTTCAACTGGAAAGCAACAAAGGGTGATTCCTGGTGCTGATGTGATGGCTCAATATTTAACGCAACTTCAGCACTCTACTTTCATGTATGCTGCCAATATTTTAGGTGTGTCCGCAGAAGATAATACTTACtacgatgaagaagatactACGTGA